In a genomic window of Lacrimispora sp. BS-2:
- a CDS encoding SEC-C metal-binding domain-containing protein — protein sequence MAILENWRNLAYGDELDDKGKEELWTEYFKVEKGIYEHILSKPEEVVEGTVEDLAKRYGTDVQTMTGFLDGINESLKGYENPIETMDEQTVVKIEIDPEKLYYNMVEAKAEWLYSLPEWDTILPEEKRKELYKKQKVSGTIVKGAKVGRNDPCPCGSGKKYKKCCGSSL from the coding sequence ATGGCTATTTTAGAAAATTGGAGAAACCTGGCATACGGCGATGAGCTGGATGATAAAGGAAAAGAAGAATTATGGACCGAGTATTTTAAAGTAGAAAAAGGAATCTATGAGCATATTCTTTCCAAGCCAGAGGAAGTGGTTGAGGGAACGGTAGAGGATCTGGCAAAGAGATATGGAACAGATGTCCAGACAATGACCGGTTTTTTAGATGGAATCAATGAAAGCTTAAAGGGATATGAGAATCCTATTGAGACTATGGACGAGCAGACCGTGGTAAAAATAGAGATCGATCCGGAAAAGCTTTATTATAATATGGTAGAAGCTAAAGCAGAGTGGCTGTATTCTCTTCCGGAGTGGGATACCATACTGCCGGAGGAGAAGAGAAAAGAGCTTTATAAAAAGCAGAAGGTTTCTGGAACCATTGTTAAGGGAGCAAAGGTCGGAAGAAATGATCCATGTCCATGCGGCAGTGGCAAGAAGTATAAAAAGTGCTGCGGATCCAGCCTGTAA
- a CDS encoding class I SAM-dependent methyltransferase → MEAYTSFAEVYDRFMDNIPYKDWCEYVTGLLNEYGIKDGLILDLGCGTGSLTELLADRGYDMIGVDNSEDMLQIAMEKRETSGKDILYLMQDMREFELYGTVRAVLSICDCMNYILEYEDMTEVFRLVNNYLDPGGIFIFDLNTIYKYETLMGDSTIAEDREECSFIWDNYYDKETRINEYDLSLFIRQEENLYRKYTENHYQRAYSLDEVKMAIKEAGMDFVAAFDAFSKTPVKDTSERIYIIARERGKEL, encoded by the coding sequence ATGGAAGCGTATACTAGCTTTGCAGAGGTCTATGACCGGTTTATGGACAATATTCCATATAAGGACTGGTGTGAATACGTAACCGGTCTGCTGAATGAATATGGGATAAAGGATGGCCTGATTCTTGACCTGGGCTGCGGAACAGGAAGTCTTACAGAACTTCTTGCGGACCGGGGATATGATATGATCGGAGTGGACAACTCTGAAGACATGCTGCAGATAGCCATGGAAAAGCGGGAAACGTCAGGAAAAGACATTCTTTATCTTATGCAGGATATGAGGGAATTTGAACTTTACGGCACGGTGCGGGCCGTTTTAAGCATCTGTGACTGCATGAATTATATTCTGGAATATGAGGATATGACGGAAGTTTTCCGGCTGGTCAACAATTATCTGGACCCGGGAGGAATTTTTATATTTGATCTGAACACCATATATAAATATGAAACCCTTATGGGAGATTCCACCATTGCCGAGGACCGGGAGGAATGCAGCTTTATTTGGGATAATTATTATGATAAGGAAACCAGGATCAATGAATATGATCTTTCTCTGTTTATCCGGCAGGAGGAAAACCTGTACCGGAAATATACGGAGAATCATTACCAGAGAGCATATTCTCTTGATGAGGTAAAAATGGCGATAAAAGAGGCTGGCATGGATTTTGTGGCTGCCTTTGATGCTTTTTCCAAAACTCCCGTAAAAGATACCAGTGAAAGAATTTATATCATAGCAAGAGAACGCGGAAAGGAATTATAA
- the hslO gene encoding Hsp33 family molecular chaperone HslO yields MADYIVRATAGDHQIRAFAATTREMVEQARQAHNTSPVATAALGRLLTAGSMMGVMMKGKDDLLTLKIQGSGPMEGLTVTADSKGNVKGYVYNPGVMLPPNQAGKLDVGGAVGEGVLSVIMDIGLKEPYVGQTILVGGEIAEDLTYYYAASEQTPSSVALGVLMNKDNTVKQAGGFIIQLLPGASEEVIGSLEKKLGEITSITDLLDHGDTPEMILQHILGDFGLEMMEQVPARFYCNCDKARVEKALISIGKKELQEMIDEGKSIEVNCHFCNKNYEFTIEDLKRMCEKS; encoded by the coding sequence ATGGCTGATTATATTGTCAGAGCCACGGCAGGGGATCATCAGATCCGCGCCTTTGCGGCAACTACCAGAGAAATGGTAGAACAGGCAAGACAGGCTCATAATACAAGCCCTGTGGCTACGGCTGCTTTAGGCAGGCTTTTGACTGCAGGGAGCATGATGGGCGTCATGATGAAGGGGAAAGATGATTTACTGACTTTAAAGATTCAGGGAAGCGGCCCAATGGAAGGCCTTACGGTAACTGCAGATTCAAAGGGAAATGTAAAAGGCTATGTTTATAATCCCGGTGTCATGCTTCCACCCAATCAGGCCGGAAAGCTGGATGTAGGCGGTGCGGTAGGAGAGGGAGTATTAAGTGTAATTATGGATATCGGCTTAAAGGAGCCTTATGTTGGACAGACCATACTGGTAGGCGGTGAGATTGCTGAAGATCTGACGTATTACTATGCTGCTTCAGAGCAGACGCCGTCATCGGTGGCGCTGGGCGTTTTAATGAATAAGGATAACACCGTTAAGCAGGCCGGCGGCTTTATTATCCAGCTCCTGCCGGGAGCCTCTGAGGAGGTCATTGGAAGCCTGGAGAAAAAGCTGGGGGAAATCACCTCGATCACGGATCTGCTGGATCATGGAGATACACCGGAAATGATTCTCCAACACATCCTTGGAGACTTTGGCTTAGAGATGATGGAACAGGTACCTGCCCGCTTTTATTGCAATTGTGATAAAGCCAGGGTGGAAAAGGCCTTGATCAGCATCGGGAAGAAAGAGCTTCAGGAAATGATCGACGAAGGAAAGAGCATTGAAGTGAATTGTCATTTCTGCAATAAAAATTATGAATTTACAATAGAAGATTTAAAAAGGATGTGCGAGAAGTCGTAA